A stretch of Streptococcus chenjunshii DNA encodes these proteins:
- the fabD gene encoding ACP S-malonyltransferase, translated as MTKTAFLFAGQGAQKVGMAADLYEAYPIVKETFSTASRILGYDLRELINHDEEKLNQTRYTQPAILTTSVAIYRVLQEKGFAADMVAGLSLGEYSALVAAGALSFEEAVDLVAKRGQFMETAAPAGTGKMVAVMNTEPSVIEEICQKASVKGIVSPANYNTPGQIVIGGETAAVDYAVELFKAAGVKRLIPLKVSGPFHTALLKSASEQLAAELEKVTVKPLQIPLVGNTEAKVMETENIKALLARQVMEPVRFYDSVATMKNAGVEAFVEVGPGKVLSGFVKKIDKNVSVAHVEDLESLQALVNEKS; from the coding sequence ATGACAAAAACAGCATTCTTATTTGCCGGTCAAGGGGCACAGAAAGTCGGTATGGCAGCTGATTTATATGAAGCGTATCCCATCGTTAAAGAAACTTTTTCAACTGCCAGCCGTATTTTGGGATATGATCTTCGCGAACTGATTAATCATGATGAGGAAAAACTTAACCAAACGCGTTATACTCAACCAGCCATCCTGACAACTTCTGTAGCTATTTACAGAGTGCTGCAGGAAAAGGGGTTTGCTGCAGATATGGTAGCTGGCCTATCTTTAGGTGAATACTCTGCCTTAGTTGCTGCAGGGGCACTGAGTTTTGAAGAGGCTGTGGATTTAGTGGCTAAACGCGGTCAATTTATGGAGACTGCTGCGCCTGCAGGGACAGGCAAAATGGTGGCTGTTATGAATACAGAGCCCTCTGTTATTGAAGAAATCTGCCAAAAGGCGTCAGTTAAAGGAATTGTCAGTCCGGCTAACTACAATACTCCGGGGCAGATTGTTATCGGCGGTGAGACCGCTGCAGTGGACTATGCTGTAGAGCTTTTCAAAGCAGCTGGGGTTAAACGGCTGATTCCGCTTAAGGTTTCCGGTCCTTTCCATACAGCTCTTCTGAAATCTGCCAGTGAACAGCTGGCGGCTGAACTGGAAAAAGTAACTGTTAAACCTTTGCAGATTCCTTTAGTTGGCAACACAGAGGCCAAAGTTATGGAAACAGAAAATATAAAAGCACTCTTAGCCCGTCAAGTGATGGAGCCAGTACGCTTTTATGATTCAGTTGCCACAATGAAAAATGCAGGAGTTGAAGCGTTTGTTGAAGTTGGTCCGGGTAAAGTTCTAAGCGGTTTTGTTA